The Oscillospiraceae bacterium genome contains the following window.
AATGCCGAATGTCAGGTACTTGGTTTTGGTCAAGCCGTTGTTGCCCTGCGCCAACTGCTTTTTCAGCATCTGGCTATACTCGGCACGGACGGGATTGAAGCTGTCCTTCTTGAACGGGATACGGATACTCTTTTCAAAGCTTTCAGCATCGGTACTCAGGTTCATAAAGGAAAGCTCAAAGTGAATGGAGCTGTCAAAGAAATTCAGGAAACTGCACCACTCATCGAAGATGGCAGTCTTATCTTCCTGCTGTGCCAGCTGATAGTTGATGTCCTGAAACTGAATGGTCTTGGTGTAATAACTGTCAGTGACACGGCAGATGCCATCCGGGAACATTCTCTGAAAGGGAATGGACTGCTGTGCAGTCTGCGGAATACCGTTGTCCTTCTTTGCCCGTTCCACAACAGCTTTAATTTCTCGCTGCTGCTTCCGATTCAGATTTGCAGGCATTTTGATGTTTCTTGCCTGTGGCTTCTTTTTGAAAAACAATTCGTTCAACCTCCTTTTCCAGTTTGTACTGACGCATCAAAGCGTCATAATAGTTGTCCGTCTGATAAGGGCGAACCTTGGGACGAACGAATTTGGTCTGAATGAAGTGTTCTACAACCACTTCCAACGGCTGACTATCCTTTTCATACATTGCCAGAAAGAACAACGGTAACATGACGATCATCATGGACAGTGCTGCAAGGCTCACATTTCCGGTTGCTTTGACCAGAAAGAAAATCGGCACTCCGATGAGCGCCGCCGCACCAAAGCAAAGTAACTGCCGTTTCGTCAGATTGAAGAACACTTTTGTTTTTACCCTCGTCAGGTCACGAGGTACGGGAATATACGCTGCCAAACAATTTCCTCCTTCCCTTAGTGAGCGCTGAATACACCCTTCGCAAGCGAACCAGTCTTAAACAGGGTGAAGCACAAAAGGACGGTGTAGCCCATAACACCCCAGATAGAACCGATGATGTCATCACTGAATGCGATAGACTGAATCAGCACCGCATAAATGCCCACGCAGATCATAATCAGGAATCCCTGGAATCCGATTGCAAACAGCGAACGCAGATAATTCTGTCCGATATTGCTCTGTTCTCTGTTTCCAAAAGTGGAAAGCGGAATCGGGGCAAGGCTGACCATCAGATAAATTTCAATCATTCGACCGTAGACGATCACAAAGATGATGATTGCCAAAGCGGACATCGTGACCTGCACGATAAAGGATTGCAGGAACAAGCCGAGCAAAGGACCCAAATCCATTGCCATCAGCGTTTCTTCCATTGTTTCCAATGCCGAAGCATCTATGGCAGTATTTCCGGATATGATACCGGCGCTTGCGTTTATAACGTGCTGTGTCACATCAAACACAGCCATCGTGATATTGAATGTGTTTGTGATTAACATGACCGCAACAAAAGTCTTGAACACCCATTTGAAGAAGATCCAGGTTTCAAAATTTGCCAGATTGTTGTGGTCAATAATCATCTGAATTAGCTCATAACAGGCAATGAAGGTCAGAATCAAGCCTGCGATTGGGATAATCACTGACTCGGAGATGTTTCGTACCATGGCAAAGACACCCGGCGAAAAATTCGCCGGGGTCATGCCAACGGAGGTTGCTATCTCGCCAACCTGGTTGTTGACGGACTCAAACATCCCCGACAGATTTCCCATAATAGCTGAAACGAGCATTTCTTTCAGCCAGTCTGTGATCTGTTGGAGTATGCTGTCCAAAGGCGATTACCTCCTTGTTTTGTGATTAACCGAACAGTCCGGAGAGCAGAGGTACAAGGGTGGTGCCGATGAGGGCAACACCGCCGCCAGCCATGAGCTGTTTTATACCCAATTAGGTGTAAAACTCTGCTCGATGGCGGGCGGCGGCGTACAAAAAATCTATATGGTGTTTTTAAGAGAACCGTCCCGGCGGGACAGGTCAGGCAGTGACCTGTTCCACCTCTGGGATGGGTTTGAGATTAAAATGAATTTCGATAGAAATGTGTCTTGTTTTATCTTCGTCAATGCGCTCATGCACGACGATTTCTTTGATTAAGCGGTTGAGGGTGGCTACGTCCAGCTCTGTGATATTGGCGTATTCCTGAATGGCTTCCACCCATTGTTTTGCGTCATTGGCAAGCTGGACTTCATCGGACAGCCGCTTTCTGCCCTCGGACACTTTTGCTTTAAGCTCCGCTTGCTCGGTCTGTGTCTTTTCCAGCATGGTGTTGAAATTCTGTTCACTGATACGCCCTGCAATCATATCCTCATAAAGCCGCATTACCATTTTGTCCAGAACCTCAATCCGTTCCTCGTCCCTTGTGAGGGAGCGTTCCATTGCTTCCCGCTGTTCCCGCTGCTCGGCTTCACAGGTATTGGTCAAGCGGTCGGCAACCGCTTCCCCGTCCATCAGGGCGGCTCTGGCACATTCCCGGATTTTCCGCAGCACATGGCTGTAAAGGGTGTCATAATCAATCCGGTGCTGGGTGCAGTGGTTCTTTCCAAAGGCATTGTAGGTTTTGCAGGAGTAAATCTGCTGGGGATGTTTTGCGTTTGTGTAGCGTATCGTCAGTGACTTCCCACACTCACCGCATTTTATCAGTCCGGCAAACAGGCTGATTTCATTGGTCTGCCCCGGACGCTGGCGGGATTTCAGCTTGTTCTGCACAATGTCAAAGCTCATGCTGTCAATCAGCGGTTCATGCTGTCCCTCCACCACAATCCAGTCCTCCGGCTTCTTTTCCCCAATCGTGCCGATTTTGAAACGGTAGTCCTTTTTCTGGGAAGCAATCGCCCCGGTGTAGACGGGATTCATCAAAAGGTCTTTGATAACGGAGAAGTCCCACATATACCGCCCGTTTTCCGGGTCTTTCTTTTCCCATTTGGTGCGGGTATTGCGAAGCCCCCGTTCCCGGTTCCACCATGTGGGGCAGGGGATTTTTTCTTCCTCCAGCCGTCTGCGGATATAGTTCGGACCATGACCGTTTAGGGCATATCCGAAAATCAGCCGCACAATCGGGGCGGTTTCCTCGTCAATGAGCAGATGGTTTTTGTCCTCCGGGTCTTTCCGATACCCGAACGGGGCAAGACACCCGGTAAACTGTCCTTTCTGCGCTTTCAGAAGATAAGAGGAATGGACTTTCTTGGAAATATCCTTGCTGTACATCTCGTTCAGGATATTCTTGAACGGGGCAATATCGTTGTTATCACGCAGGGTGTCGATACCGTCATTCATGGCGATATAGCGGACACCGTTTCTTGGGAAAAAGTCCTCAATCAAATGCCCGGTTTGCAGATAGTTACGCCCCAGTCGGCTGAGGTCTTTCGTGATGACAAGGTTGATTTGCCTGCGCTCAATGGCTCTCAACATTCTCTGTAAATCAGGACGCTCCATATTAAGACCTGTGAAGCCATCGTCCTGATAGACTGCCACAACCTCCCATCCCTGCTTTTCGCAGTATTTTTCCAGCATATCACGCTGGTTTGCGATACTGGCACTTTCGCCTTGCAGGTCATCGTCCTTTGACAGCCTGCAATAGACCGCTGCACGATACCCTCCGGCAAGTGCCGAACCGATTGTTCTGTATTCCATTTCGTTCATCATAGCCATTTACCCACACAATCCAGACGGTATCTGGCTCTTTTGAACCTCATCTTCATTATAGCTCATATCTTTCCTTTTAGCAAGATATTCTTTCGTATTTGTCTTACCGTATTTCTGGGAAATCAGGCTGACGAACACATCGGTTGCGTCCAGTTCCCCGTCAAATACCGTTGTAACATGAATCTCTGTTTTGTTTTTTGCCATAGGCAGTTATCCTCCATACATGAAAATAGCCAGACAGAGGGTGTCGGCAACGAAGTCCGGCAACGGGCTTCAAAAGACCTTGCAAACAATCTCAATCTGGCGATGGTTACTATTTATACTTTTCTTTTATTTTTCTGTTGTTTTGGTTGTTATAAGGGAGAAAAGCCCGCAGTTATGGGGTTTTCCCCGGCAACCGGCTCGGCAACGGGATAGCAACAGGGGATGCAACGGGCTGTCATTTTCAGAATGGAAGCTCCATCTGTTCTGTGACCTCCACAAAACCGTCCATCGTTTTTTCAGACGGGTTGCCGGAGTCCGTTGCCGGGTTTTCACGCTCCCAGCCCTTTTGTCTGCCATATTCGGAAAACATTCTTGGGTTTGGGAAGTACCGCCAGCCGGAAATGCACTGGTTCATAATCTCGTTGATTTCCCGGATTTCCCATTGCTTCGGCTCGTCAAAGACATGGTTCAAGGCTTCCTTGTAGAGCTGCTTGGAGCAGACCATGCTCCCGGTGTACTTATCAAGATACGCCTGTATCATCCCGGCTTTGGTGTCCTCCGGCATAAAATCCCTCTGGTGTTCTTTGAGATACCGCTGCATGGCGGGGCTGAAAGCCAGCTTGAACCTGCCGCTTCGGTAAATCTCCATCGCTTCCGCCCACATCTGCTCGATATAGGCTCTGGAAGCAGCTTCGTCCTCTAAAATGTGAACCTCGGCTTGCTCCGGGTACACCATGACGGGGATAAAGCGGCGGTTGCCGGAACGGTCAAGGGGCAGGAAGTCAAGGGCATTGGAAGTGCCGCCAAACACGCACTGACGGGGGCGGTCTGCCGGGTGGGTTTCATAGGGTATCTTGTAAACCTCTTTCTGCCGGCTTAAAAATGACTTGATTTCCTCAATGCTCTTGGCGTTTGCGGTTGCCATCATTTCCGACATTTCGATAATCCAGTGACCTTGCAGCTTGCGGTACACATTGTCATCGTCCAACTTCCGCAAATCATCGGAGAACCACTCGTCCCGGACTGCCAGCAGACGGAAGAAGGTGGACTTGCCAGCCCCCTGACCGCCTACCAGACAGAGCATGATTTCAAACTTGCATCCGGGCTGAAAGGCTCGTGAGATTGCACCCAGCAGGAATAGCTTCAACGCTTCATAGGTGTAATCGTCTGCGTCAGCCCCCAAAAAGTGCCGCAGGCAGAAGCGGATTCGCTCTGTCCCATCCCACACAAGGGTATTGAGATAATCCCGGATGGGATGGTACTTGTTTTCATTCGCCACAATCCCGATGGCGTTATCAATCTTTTTCTCATTGGTAAGCCCGTAGGTTTCTTCCAGATAGAGAAGCAGATACTTCATGTCCGTATCGTTTAAGGCGGTGCTTTCCCTGTGGAAACCGATGGGCTTTATGATGTCTTTGCGGTCGGTCAGGATGTTGTAGGCGATAGCCCCGGAAAGCAGCGGGTCACGCTGGAATACAGTCAGGCAGTTTCGTATGCTCTGACGGACACCGCCTTTCTCGGTAGTTTCCAGCCCCGCCTTGATTTCCTCAATGCTCTGGGGCGGCTGCATGGCGTTTATGGTGTTTTTTAGTTCTTGCTGCGTCTGCGGCTGCAAGCTCTGCCATTCGCTGTTCAAGCTGTATCACATCCTTTCCGTAGTCCGTAATCAAAGCCGCTTTTTCCTCGGTTTCCCCGAACAGCAGCACATCCAGCAGATATTCCACATGGGCTTGCTTCTGTAAGGCTTCCACAAACCGGGGATGAAAGGCTTCCTCCGGGGAGTGTGGGGCATAATCTTTTCTCCATTCCCGGAGTAGGTGGAGATAATCGGCAAGGATACGGAAGCAGCGGTTCTTTGCTTCCTGAAACTGTTCCTCCGGGGATTTCTGCCGGGGCTTGGGCTTTTTTGCCTTTCCCGGCGGTTTCCAGTCCTCATAGGAAAGCCCGAAGTCCTGTGCCAGTTGTACGGCGGCTTCTTTCTTTCCCAGCCCATACAGGGCGGCGGCAAAATCAATCACATCCCCATCTGCACCGCAGCCGAAGCAGTGATAACGCCGATCCAGCTTCATGCTTGGGGTTTTATCGTTATGGAACGGGCAGCAAGCCATCCCGTTCCGACCTATATGGATTCCATAATGCTCCGCAGCCTGTCTTGTTGTGACGGACTGCTTCACAGTTTCAAATACATTCAAATCTATCCCTCCTTGAAAAAAAGAAAAGCACCTGACATTCTCAATCTGAAAATGGCAAGTGCCTGTTAAAG
Protein-coding sequences here:
- a CDS encoding PrgI family protein gives rise to the protein MAAYIPVPRDLTRVKTKVFFNLTKRQLLCFGAAALIGVPIFFLVKATGNVSLAALSMMIVMLPLFFLAMYEKDSQPLEVVVEHFIQTKFVRPKVRPYQTDNYYDALMRQYKLEKEVERIVFQKEATGKKHQNACKSESEAAARN
- a CDS encoding CD0415/CD1112 family protein yields the protein MDSILQQITDWLKEMLVSAIMGNLSGMFESVNNQVGEIATSVGMTPANFSPGVFAMVRNISESVIIPIAGLILTFIACYELIQMIIDHNNLANFETWIFFKWVFKTFVAVMLITNTFNITMAVFDVTQHVINASAGIISGNTAIDASALETMEETLMAMDLGPLLGLFLQSFIVQVTMSALAIIIFVIVYGRMIEIYLMVSLAPIPLSTFGNREQSNIGQNYLRSLFAIGFQGFLIMICVGIYAVLIQSIAFSDDIIGSIWGVMGYTVLLCFTLFKTGSLAKGVFSAH
- a CDS encoding recombinase family protein — translated: MAMMNEMEYRTIGSALAGGYRAAVYCRLSKDDDLQGESASIANQRDMLEKYCEKQGWEVVAVYQDDGFTGLNMERPDLQRMLRAIERRQINLVITKDLSRLGRNYLQTGHLIEDFFPRNGVRYIAMNDGIDTLRDNNDIAPFKNILNEMYSKDISKKVHSSYLLKAQKGQFTGCLAPFGYRKDPEDKNHLLIDEETAPIVRLIFGYALNGHGPNYIRRRLEEEKIPCPTWWNRERGLRNTRTKWEKKDPENGRYMWDFSVIKDLLMNPVYTGAIASQKKDYRFKIGTIGEKKPEDWIVVEGQHEPLIDSMSFDIVQNKLKSRQRPGQTNEISLFAGLIKCGECGKSLTIRYTNAKHPQQIYSCKTYNAFGKNHCTQHRIDYDTLYSHVLRKIRECARAALMDGEAVADRLTNTCEAEQREQREAMERSLTRDEERIEVLDKMVMRLYEDMIAGRISEQNFNTMLEKTQTEQAELKAKVSEGRKRLSDEVQLANDAKQWVEAIQEYANITELDVATLNRLIKEIVVHERIDEDKTRHISIEIHFNLKPIPEVEQVTA
- a CDS encoding virulence-associated E family protein, which gives rise to MQPPQSIEEIKAGLETTEKGGVRQSIRNCLTVFQRDPLLSGAIAYNILTDRKDIIKPIGFHRESTALNDTDMKYLLLYLEETYGLTNEKKIDNAIGIVANENKYHPIRDYLNTLVWDGTERIRFCLRHFLGADADDYTYEALKLFLLGAISRAFQPGCKFEIMLCLVGGQGAGKSTFFRLLAVRDEWFSDDLRKLDDDNVYRKLQGHWIIEMSEMMATANAKSIEEIKSFLSRQKEVYKIPYETHPADRPRQCVFGGTSNALDFLPLDRSGNRRFIPVMVYPEQAEVHILEDEAASRAYIEQMWAEAMEIYRSGRFKLAFSPAMQRYLKEHQRDFMPEDTKAGMIQAYLDKYTGSMVCSKQLYKEALNHVFDEPKQWEIREINEIMNQCISGWRYFPNPRMFSEYGRQKGWERENPATDSGNPSEKTMDGFVEVTEQMELPF
- a CDS encoding CHC2 zinc finger domain-containing protein — its product is MNVFETVKQSVTTRQAAEHYGIHIGRNGMACCPFHNDKTPSMKLDRRYHCFGCGADGDVIDFAAALYGLGKKEAAVQLAQDFGLSYEDWKPPGKAKKPKPRQKSPEEQFQEAKNRCFRILADYLHLLREWRKDYAPHSPEEAFHPRFVEALQKQAHVEYLLDVLLFGETEEKAALITDYGKDVIQLEQRMAELAAADAARTKKHHKRHAAAPEH